One genomic window of Nicotiana sylvestris chromosome 10, ASM39365v2, whole genome shotgun sequence includes the following:
- the LOC104233686 gene encoding phytanoyl-CoA dioxygenase, with protein sequence MGIEGGNLSSEQLQFFDSNGYLVLESFANPAEIESLRKRMEQLLDEFDCSSTASIFSTKNQQQTTNDHFFESADKISFFWEEKAFDEDGNLKQPKQLSINKVGHALHEKDPVFNKFSSSDKVSGMLRSLGYQRPVVIQSMYIFKQPGIGGEVVPHQDNSFLYTEPTTCTGLWLALQDATIVNGCLWAIPGSHRNGLVRRFLRDENGVHFDKPSPCYNQKDFVPLEVKAGSLVVIHGDLIHQSFENQSSKSRHAYSLHVVDTNGCKWAEDNWIRRNADPEPLYSS encoded by the exons ATGGGTATTGAAGGAGGAAACCTGAGTTCAGAGCAGCTTCAGTTCTTCGACTCTAATG GGTATTTGGTGTTAGAATCATTTGCAAACCCAGCAGAAATTGAGTCCCTTAGGAAGAGAATGGAACAGCTGCTTGATGAGTTTGATTGCTCTTCCACTGCTTCTATTTTCTCTACCAAGAACCAA CAACAAACAACTAATGACCACTTTTTTGAAAGTGCTGATAAGATTTCATTCTTCTGGGAAG AGAAAGCATTTGATGAAGATGGCAACTTAAAGCAGCCAAAGCAACTCTCAATAAATAAAGTTGGGCATG CTCTTCATGAGAAAGATCCTGTATTTAATAAGTTCTCTAGCTCAGACAAAGTCTCAGGCATGCTGCGGTCATTGGGGTATCAAAGGCCAGTAGTCATTCAGTCAATGTACATATTCAAG CAACCAGGTATTGGGGGAGAAGTAGTGCCGCACCAGGATAACTCTTTTCTGTACACTGAACCAACAACATGCACTGGCTTGTGGCTGGCTTTACAGGATGCAACAATTGTAAATGGCTGTCTCTGGGCTATACCGGGATCCCACAGAA ATGGCCTTGTGAGGAGATTCCTTAGAGATGAAAATGGGGTTCACTTTGATAAGCCATCTCCATGTTATAACCAGAAAGATTTCGTTCCACTTGAAGTAAAAGCTGGATCTTTGGTAGtcattcacggagatcttattcACCAGAG TTTTGAGAACCAGTCTTCAAAGTCACGACATGCATACAGTTTGCATGTGGTGGATACTAATGGCTGCAAATGGGCAGAAGACAATTG GATTAGAAGAAATGCAGATCCAGAGCCCTTATACAGTTCTTGA